A section of the Neorhizobium galegae bv. orientalis str. HAMBI 540 genome encodes:
- a CDS encoding ABC transporter permease, which produces MSGFFSALLSALDPLCGPVGLFSLFGSGSIVACGETGWGDEIAFGVKVTITLALATLPVGLVIGFLIALAAQSEDKLLRLAAGIYTTIFRGLPELLTLFIVYYGLQILIQAVLASFGYDGRVEINAFFAGMAALAVVFSSYSSEVLLSAFRAIPRGQYEAGDALGLHRSRTMLLVILPQLIRIALPGLTNLWLILLKDTSYVSVIGLADILRQTGIAARVSKEAFFFYGIACLLYLILALVSSVGLGFIERWAKRSEGRR; this is translated from the coding sequence ATGAGCGGATTCTTTTCCGCCCTCCTTTCGGCGCTGGATCCGCTTTGCGGGCCCGTCGGGCTTTTTTCATTGTTCGGTTCCGGTAGCATCGTTGCCTGCGGCGAGACCGGCTGGGGCGACGAGATCGCCTTCGGCGTCAAGGTCACGATCACGCTCGCGCTCGCCACGCTGCCCGTCGGGCTGGTCATTGGCTTCCTGATCGCGCTCGCCGCACAGTCGGAGGACAAGCTGCTGAGGCTTGCCGCCGGCATCTACACGACGATCTTCCGCGGCCTGCCCGAACTGCTCACCCTGTTCATCGTCTATTACGGCCTGCAGATCCTCATCCAGGCGGTGCTCGCCTCCTTCGGGTACGACGGGCGCGTGGAGATCAATGCCTTTTTCGCCGGCATGGCGGCGCTCGCCGTCGTCTTCTCCTCCTATTCCTCCGAGGTTCTGCTGTCGGCCTTCAGGGCGATCCCGCGTGGCCAGTACGAGGCGGGCGACGCGCTCGGTCTTCACCGCTCGCGCACCATGCTTCTCGTCATCCTGCCGCAGCTCATCCGCATCGCGCTGCCCGGCCTCACCAATCTCTGGCTGATCCTCTTGAAGGACACGTCCTATGTCTCGGTCATCGGGCTTGCCGATATCCTGCGCCAGACCGGCATTGCCGCGCGCGTCAGCAAGGAAGCCTTCTTCTTCTACGGCATCGCCTGCCTGCTCTATCTGATCCTCGCGCTGGTCTCGTCCGTCGGGCTCGGCTTCATCGAACGCTGGGCGAAACGTTCGGAGGGCCGTCGATGA
- a CDS encoding DMT family transporter has translation MAWSENSRGALFMSLAMAAFTCNDALVKSVTSELSIPQIVAVRGVMATVLIYCVARYMGVTLSAKAVMHPLVLLRTLFELGATLSFLSALAHIEFAAISSIMQALPLAVTLGAALFLGEPVGWRRWTAIGIGFLGVLIIIRPGPEGFTPAAVLAVIACCCTACRDLTTKRIQADIPSLTVTLFTSLANTILGAILIVPMGGWQPVSTYALGHLAIASVMVFAGYQAVIQSMRTGEISFIAPFRYTGLLWALAIGIFAFGERPNAYMLVGAAVVIGSGLYTFYRERKRQGITTGKAAAAPPA, from the coding sequence ATGGCATGGTCTGAAAATTCGCGGGGCGCATTGTTCATGTCGCTCGCCATGGCGGCTTTCACCTGTAACGATGCCCTGGTCAAGTCGGTGACCTCGGAGCTCAGCATCCCCCAGATCGTGGCCGTGCGCGGCGTCATGGCGACAGTGCTGATCTACTGTGTGGCGCGCTACATGGGCGTGACCCTTTCGGCAAAGGCGGTCATGCATCCGCTGGTGCTGCTGCGCACCTTGTTCGAGCTTGGCGCCACCCTGTCCTTCCTCTCAGCACTTGCCCATATCGAATTCGCCGCCATTTCGTCGATCATGCAGGCGCTGCCGCTTGCCGTGACGTTAGGTGCTGCCCTCTTCCTAGGCGAACCTGTCGGCTGGCGGCGCTGGACGGCGATCGGCATAGGCTTCCTTGGCGTACTGATCATCATCCGCCCGGGTCCGGAAGGCTTTACGCCGGCAGCGGTGCTCGCCGTCATCGCCTGCTGCTGCACGGCATGCCGCGATCTCACCACCAAGCGCATCCAGGCCGACATTCCTTCGCTGACGGTGACGCTCTTCACGTCGCTCGCCAACACTATTCTCGGGGCGATCCTGATCGTGCCGATGGGCGGCTGGCAGCCGGTCAGCACCTATGCGCTCGGGCATCTGGCAATTGCTTCGGTGATGGTGTTCGCAGGTTATCAGGCCGTCATCCAATCGATGCGGACAGGCGAGATCTCCTTCATAGCGCCGTTCCGCTATACCGGCCTGCTCTGGGCTTTGGCCATCGGCATTTTCGCCTTCGGCGAACGTCCGAACGCCTATATGCTGGTGGGCGCGGCAGTCGTTATCGGTTCCGGCCTTTACACCTTCTATCGCGAACGCAAGCGGCAGGGCATCACCACCGGCAAGGCTGCAGCCGCCCCGCCTGCCTGA
- a CDS encoding OmpA family protein, giving the protein MSKKFRLFASVAAPLISLPLMLQPAGAAPLRPALEMRPAIEAGQMPGVIEVQQQVIIPPDAQEGEGQQRPRRKPQEGQQQAPAERPQAPPQAQQQEQPQRQRKAEPEAAPREAAPREAAPREAAPRQAPQAERPAAEAPAQERPRRQQQETGQGQGGNDAQPRRPREQPTEPPAAREAQQPKAAPAEKQAETPKPERPATNRAATPEAAPEAPARRDAQQPKEAPAGKQAETPKPQPPATNRAATPEATPEKPASGNAQQPKAAPAEKQAETPKPTQPPATDRATAPGAAPENPARGNATGQAPAQVPGQAPGTGTAQDRRNQQSPANGQAAPGQPPAGETPRRQTTEGQPVVPQGQQVPGQPQGQQATGAQPGTPPTAPQTATTPQQVERAKALAKDPAAAKSGEQVVLPVQNGAAVLDSAKETPSARPPRDGERPRRPAPQQADQQQLAPPKTDAEAQSGTRATREQQQEFRQLSEERGQRLDRRPDFERPQGWDFRDTAGRDGNRDRNGRDRDRDGGRVIISIDNQSVVRHDDSRRFYNDRDRAPQYEQLRDGRVREVIVRDDGTRIVTVRNSYGEIVQRSRVVKGGEEYVLYYSPELMDNRRGRDYVWRDPGDDLPPMRLSVPLDDYIIDTSTEPDRDYYEFLEQPPVERVERVYSLDEVRYSARIRDKVPRIDLDTITFATGSAEIPMNQASSLRKVADAINKVLKRDPSETFLIEGHTDAVGADDSNLVLSDERAESVARVLTDAFAIPPENLATQGYGERYLKVRTDGPQQENRRVTVRRITPLVKPVASNQ; this is encoded by the coding sequence ATGTCGAAAAAATTCAGACTGTTCGCCAGCGTCGCAGCACCTCTCATATCGCTGCCGCTGATGCTTCAGCCGGCCGGTGCCGCCCCCTTGAGGCCCGCTTTGGAGATGAGACCCGCCATCGAGGCCGGCCAGATGCCGGGCGTCATCGAGGTGCAGCAACAGGTCATCATTCCTCCGGATGCGCAGGAAGGCGAGGGACAGCAGCGCCCACGCCGCAAGCCCCAGGAGGGGCAACAGCAGGCTCCGGCCGAACGGCCGCAAGCGCCGCCCCAGGCCCAGCAGCAGGAACAGCCGCAGCGCCAGCGCAAGGCCGAGCCGGAAGCCGCCCCCCGTGAGGCTGCGCCTCGCGAAGCTGCTCCGCGGGAAGCTGCACCTCGCCAGGCGCCGCAGGCCGAGCGTCCGGCAGCCGAGGCGCCCGCGCAGGAACGTCCGCGCCGTCAGCAGCAGGAGACCGGTCAGGGACAGGGCGGAAACGATGCTCAGCCGCGTCGCCCGCGCGAGCAGCCGACCGAGCCGCCGGCCGCAAGGGAGGCCCAGCAGCCGAAGGCGGCTCCCGCTGAAAAGCAGGCCGAAACGCCGAAGCCGGAACGGCCGGCAACCAATCGCGCCGCGACGCCGGAAGCCGCACCCGAGGCTCCCGCTCGCCGCGATGCCCAGCAGCCGAAGGAAGCACCGGCCGGGAAGCAGGCCGAAACCCCGAAGCCGCAGCCGCCTGCCACCAATCGTGCGGCGACGCCGGAAGCAACGCCCGAAAAGCCGGCCAGCGGCAATGCCCAGCAGCCCAAGGCAGCTCCCGCTGAAAAGCAGGCCGAAACACCAAAGCCGACACAGCCGCCGGCTACCGATCGCGCCACGGCTCCGGGAGCAGCACCCGAAAATCCGGCTCGCGGCAACGCAACGGGCCAGGCGCCGGCTCAGGTCCCTGGACAGGCTCCGGGCACCGGAACGGCGCAGGACAGGCGCAACCAGCAGTCGCCGGCAAATGGCCAGGCCGCGCCGGGTCAGCCGCCTGCCGGCGAAACGCCTCGCCGTCAGACGACCGAAGGACAGCCAGTGGTGCCTCAGGGTCAGCAGGTGCCGGGCCAGCCGCAGGGCCAGCAGGCGACTGGCGCCCAGCCTGGTACCCCGCCGACCGCGCCCCAGACGGCAACGACACCTCAGCAGGTCGAACGCGCCAAGGCGCTTGCCAAGGATCCGGCTGCGGCCAAGAGCGGTGAACAGGTCGTGCTGCCCGTTCAGAACGGTGCAGCCGTGCTCGACAGCGCCAAGGAGACACCGTCTGCACGTCCGCCACGGGATGGAGAGCGTCCGCGTCGTCCGGCTCCGCAGCAGGCCGACCAGCAGCAACTGGCGCCGCCGAAAACCGATGCAGAGGCCCAGAGCGGCACGCGCGCCACGCGCGAGCAGCAGCAGGAATTTCGCCAGCTGTCCGAAGAGCGTGGTCAGCGCCTCGACCGTCGGCCGGATTTCGAACGCCCCCAGGGCTGGGACTTCCGCGACACTGCCGGCCGGGACGGCAATCGGGACCGCAACGGCCGCGACCGCGACCGGGATGGTGGCCGCGTGATCATCTCGATCGACAACCAATCCGTCGTTCGTCATGACGACAGCCGTCGTTTCTACAACGATCGCGATCGGGCGCCGCAATACGAGCAGCTCCGCGACGGCCGGGTGCGCGAAGTCATCGTGCGCGACGACGGCACGCGGATCGTCACCGTCCGCAACAGCTATGGCGAGATCGTCCAGCGCTCGCGGGTCGTGAAGGGCGGCGAGGAATACGTGCTCTATTATTCGCCGGAGCTGATGGATAACCGCCGCGGCCGCGACTACGTCTGGCGTGATCCCGGCGACGACCTGCCGCCGATGCGGCTGAGCGTGCCGCTCGACGACTATATCATCGACACCTCGACCGAGCCGGACCGGGATTATTACGAGTTCCTGGAACAGCCGCCGGTGGAGCGGGTCGAGCGGGTCTATTCGCTGGACGAAGTACGCTACTCCGCCCGTATCCGGGACAAGGTGCCGCGTATCGACCTCGATACGATCACGTTTGCCACCGGCAGTGCCGAGATCCCGATGAACCAGGCGAGCTCGCTGCGCAAGGTCGCCGACGCGATCAACAAGGTTCTGAAGCGGGATCCTTCCGAAACCTTCCTGATCGAAGGTCATACGGATGCCGTCGGCGCCGACGACAGCAACCTCGTTCTCTCCGACGAGCGCGCCGAAAGCGTTGCCCGGGTGCTGACGGACGCATTCGCCATCCCGCCGGAAAACCTGGCGACGCAGGGTTATGGCGAGCGTTACCTCAAGGTCCGCACCGACGGTCCGCAACAGGAAAACCGCCGCGTGACGGTGCGCCGCATCACCCCACTGGTCAAACCGGTCGCTTCGAACCAGTAA
- a CDS encoding methyl-accepting chemotaxis protein, translating into MSFIDRLLQSRRIVTKVLLFVIPLVLLIAGVGLAGYYTASMLNGHMTVTRATIENIGDFENLQAVLQEFNGKPDNASLAALKAAIDKQESGVRVLGGLLVTAGDRERIAAVTGLAPKMRADTDALWKIKQRRDENAAALDDSIDNVRTVATGVSDQVANVRKQFEGKEKFAKGMVLEAYAYKAIAEQIGELRNSVKETGTDDGAISTADMYLGILDKTFQEVQAFLTPNGIKQLKPINDAISALAATIKGNQDVAEKAKAIRDTVAGMEKFQAKMEAEVTSKAGNAASRFASIEGEVASLRTLLDRSAESLRLIDAMQLYVERLRATQTEDARKVVLDVMAKLKAASAEVSELARNPAMREFSTTLQPRLKSIEEDTAKLLSIAAEWKKARAAAAETLTGGMAGLKNFVAQAQEVGKEDSERSAQLSLIAMVVGTLLAIAGGLMLVETLRGPLRRVTEVMKRLADGDLEVKIEGRERGDEIGDMVRSVTVFRDAAVENVRLEQDAAAARELSTAESERRASERARIAGEQRQALTALNDMLGKLAEGDLERSMDENLPEDFIEMARTYNQAVEALRATLADVRSTAEEIDGGTGNLAASADDLARRTEQQAAALEQSSRALRHLSEIVRSTAESAKQTSVSVNETEDFAVRSGEVVSRAVDAMGEISRSSEKIATIIGVIDEIAFQTNLLALNAGVEAARAGEAGRGFAVVAQEVRELAQRCAGAAREIKGLISASSTQVSNGVHLVEETGTALTEIITHITDVRKLVSQISAATGEQSTGINEVTKAVQEVELITQRNAAMVEENNAEIHGLRRRVEMLSEKIERFKTRDPNISFHAGANERRSGFRRSDAA; encoded by the coding sequence ATGTCTTTCATCGATCGTCTTCTTCAGAGCCGTAGGATCGTCACCAAGGTCCTTCTTTTCGTCATCCCGCTGGTCCTTTTGATCGCCGGGGTAGGCCTTGCGGGTTATTATACGGCCAGCATGCTGAACGGTCATATGACGGTGACGCGTGCGACGATCGAGAACATCGGCGATTTCGAAAATCTCCAGGCGGTTCTCCAGGAATTCAACGGCAAGCCCGACAATGCGTCGCTCGCAGCCTTGAAGGCGGCCATCGACAAGCAGGAGAGCGGCGTCCGCGTGCTCGGCGGGCTGCTCGTGACGGCCGGGGACCGCGAGCGCATCGCCGCGGTGACCGGGCTTGCGCCCAAGATGCGCGCCGATACGGACGCGCTCTGGAAGATAAAGCAGAGGCGCGACGAAAACGCCGCAGCGCTCGACGACAGCATCGACAATGTCCGCACTGTCGCGACAGGCGTTTCCGATCAGGTCGCCAACGTCCGCAAGCAGTTCGAAGGCAAGGAAAAGTTTGCCAAGGGTATGGTGCTGGAAGCCTATGCCTACAAGGCGATCGCCGAACAGATCGGCGAGCTTCGCAATTCCGTCAAGGAGACCGGTACCGACGACGGCGCGATCAGCACCGCCGACATGTATCTCGGTATTCTGGACAAGACCTTCCAGGAAGTTCAGGCCTTCCTCACCCCGAACGGTATCAAGCAGCTAAAGCCGATCAATGACGCGATCAGTGCTCTTGCTGCCACCATCAAGGGCAATCAGGACGTTGCGGAAAAGGCGAAGGCGATACGCGACACCGTCGCCGGCATGGAGAAATTCCAGGCCAAGATGGAGGCGGAAGTCACCAGCAAGGCCGGCAATGCGGCCAGCCGTTTCGCCAGCATCGAGGGCGAGGTCGCGAGCCTGCGCACGCTTCTCGACCGCAGCGCTGAATCGCTGCGCCTGATCGACGCCATGCAGCTCTACGTCGAGCGGCTGCGCGCTACCCAGACGGAGGACGCGCGCAAGGTCGTCCTCGACGTTATGGCAAAGCTGAAGGCTGCCAGTGCGGAAGTTTCCGAACTTGCCAGAAACCCGGCCATGCGCGAGTTCTCGACCACGCTTCAGCCCCGCCTGAAGTCGATCGAGGAGGATACCGCCAAGCTTCTGTCCATTGCCGCCGAATGGAAAAAGGCACGCGCCGCCGCCGCCGAAACTCTGACGGGCGGCATGGCCGGCCTCAAGAATTTCGTGGCCCAGGCCCAGGAGGTCGGCAAGGAAGACAGCGAGCGTTCCGCTCAACTGTCGCTGATCGCCATGGTGGTCGGCACGCTGCTTGCCATTGCCGGCGGCCTGATGCTGGTGGAAACGCTGCGCGGCCCGCTGCGTCGCGTCACCGAAGTGATGAAGCGGTTGGCGGACGGCGATCTCGAGGTCAAGATCGAAGGCCGCGAACGTGGCGACGAAATCGGCGACATGGTTCGCTCGGTCACCGTCTTCCGCGATGCGGCCGTCGAAAATGTCCGTCTCGAGCAGGATGCCGCCGCCGCCCGTGAGCTCTCGACCGCCGAGTCCGAGCGCCGCGCCTCCGAGCGTGCCCGCATCGCCGGCGAACAGCGCCAGGCGCTGACGGCGCTCAACGACATGCTCGGCAAGCTTGCCGAGGGCGACCTCGAGCGCAGTATGGACGAGAACCTGCCGGAAGACTTCATCGAGATGGCGCGCACCTACAACCAGGCTGTCGAGGCGCTCCGTGCGACGCTCGCCGACGTGCGCTCGACCGCGGAAGAAATCGACGGCGGCACCGGCAATCTCGCGGCTTCGGCGGACGATCTTGCCCGCCGCACGGAACAGCAGGCAGCAGCGCTCGAACAGAGTTCGCGTGCATTGCGCCATCTGAGCGAAATCGTCCGCTCGACTGCCGAAAGCGCCAAGCAGACATCCGTCTCGGTCAACGAGACGGAAGATTTCGCGGTCCGCTCCGGCGAGGTCGTGTCCCGCGCGGTCGATGCCATGGGCGAGATCAGCCGTTCCTCCGAAAAAATCGCAACGATCATCGGGGTTATTGACGAGATTGCCTTCCAGACCAACCTTTTGGCGCTGAATGCCGGCGTCGAGGCAGCCCGTGCCGGCGAGGCGGGTCGCGGCTTTGCCGTCGTCGCCCAGGAAGTCCGCGAACTGGCACAGCGGTGCGCCGGTGCGGCGCGCGAAATCAAGGGCCTCATCTCGGCAAGCTCGACCCAGGTCAGCAACGGCGTGCATCTCGTCGAGGAGACGGGTACGGCACTCACCGAGATCATCACGCACATCACCGATGTCCGTAAACTGGTGTCCCAGATTTCTGCGGCGACCGGCGAGCAGTCGACCGGCATCAACGAAGTCACCAAGGCGGTTCAGGAGGTCGAGCTGATCACCCAGCGCAATGCGGCGATGGTCGAGGAAAACAACGCCGAGATCCACGGCCTGCGCAGGCGGGTGGAAATGCTGTCGGAAAAGATCGAGCGCTTCAAGACGCGCGATCCGAACATCAGCTTCCACGCCGGCGCCAACGAACGCCGCTCGGGCTTCCGCCGCAGCGACGCTGCCTGA
- the mobA gene encoding molybdenum cofactor guanylyltransferase MobA, giving the protein MTAPAAPPSKPPGLILAGGKSSRMGTDKAFLTIGDDTILAHVVRRLLPQVSEITLNAPMGFPNPLGLRLLPDPVPGQIGPLAGVLAGLLDIQARSLEATHLLTVPSDSPFVPADLVPRLEAEAGDPNAIVIAASDGRDHPVFGLWPVSIAGDLETWLSDPDNRRIMGFLERHRMETVEFQMVETRQGVLDPFLNINTPEDLQEARRFAEELS; this is encoded by the coding sequence ATGACCGCACCCGCCGCTCCCCCCAGCAAACCTCCCGGCCTGATCCTTGCCGGCGGCAAATCGAGCCGCATGGGCACCGACAAGGCTTTTCTCACCATCGGCGACGACACGATCCTCGCCCACGTGGTACGGCGGCTCCTACCCCAGGTCTCGGAAATCACCCTCAACGCACCGATGGGGTTCCCCAATCCGCTCGGTCTGCGCCTGCTGCCGGACCCGGTTCCCGGCCAGATCGGCCCGCTCGCTGGCGTGCTCGCCGGCCTGCTCGACATCCAGGCCCGCAGCCTTGAAGCAACGCATCTCCTCACCGTCCCTTCCGACAGTCCCTTCGTACCCGCCGACCTCGTGCCCCGGCTCGAAGCTGAGGCGGGCGATCCGAACGCGATCGTCATCGCCGCCTCGGACGGCCGCGATCATCCGGTCTTCGGGCTCTGGCCGGTTTCCATCGCCGGTGATCTGGAAACCTGGCTCTCCGACCCCGACAACCGGCGGATCATGGGTTTCCTCGAACGTCACCGCATGGAGACCGTCGAATTCCAAATGGTCGAGACGCGCCAGGGGGTGCTCGATCCCTTCCTCAACATCAACACGCCCGAGGATCTTCAAGAGGCGCGTCGTTTCGCCGAGGAGCTTTCATGA
- a CDS encoding ABC transporter substrate-binding protein — MKISTRFLAAASIAALSLFAGSAMAQEKLVIGTEGAYPPFNNLEANGQLTGFDIDIAKALCDEMKVTCTFVTNDWDGIIPALQSKKFDAIIASMSITPERKEQVTFSKKYYNTPPAIAVPKDSPIKEATAAGLKGKTIGAQGSTTHSNYAEKHMPDSELKLYPTADEYKLDITNGRIDAVIDDIVVLSQWIKSDAGKCCKILAPLPIDVDINGEGAGIAVRKGETALADKFSAAILAIRANGKYKAINDKYFDFDAYGK; from the coding sequence ATGAAAATTTCCACCCGATTCCTTGCTGCCGCCTCGATCGCCGCCCTGTCGCTTTTCGCCGGTTCGGCGATGGCTCAGGAGAAACTCGTGATCGGCACCGAAGGCGCCTACCCGCCTTTCAACAACCTGGAAGCCAACGGCCAGCTCACCGGTTTCGACATCGATATCGCCAAGGCGCTCTGCGACGAAATGAAGGTCACCTGCACCTTCGTCACCAATGACTGGGACGGCATCATCCCGGCGCTGCAGTCGAAGAAATTCGATGCCATCATCGCTTCCATGTCGATTACACCGGAGCGGAAGGAGCAGGTCACCTTCTCGAAGAAATATTACAACACGCCGCCGGCCATCGCCGTCCCGAAGGATTCGCCGATCAAGGAAGCGACAGCCGCCGGCCTCAAGGGCAAGACGATCGGCGCGCAAGGCTCCACCACTCATTCGAACTATGCTGAAAAGCATATGCCCGACTCGGAGCTGAAGCTTTATCCGACTGCCGACGAATACAAGCTCGACATCACCAACGGTCGTATCGATGCCGTCATCGACGATATCGTGGTGTTGTCGCAGTGGATCAAGTCGGACGCCGGCAAGTGCTGCAAGATCCTGGCACCGCTGCCGATCGACGTAGACATCAATGGCGAAGGTGCGGGCATTGCGGTCCGCAAGGGCGAAACCGCGCTGGCCGACAAGTTCTCGGCCGCGATCCTCGCGATCCGCGCCAACGGCAAATACAAGGCTATCAACGACAAGTATTTCGATTTCGACGCCTACGGCAAGTAA
- the mobB gene encoding molybdopterin-guanine dinucleotide biosynthesis protein B, with protein sequence MTPPRVFGISGWKNSGKTGLAVRLVAEFTRRGYAISTIKHAHHDFDIDKVGADSFRHRAAGAHEVAIVSGTRFAIMHELRGAPEPSFEEILSRLAPCDLVLIEGYKREPVPKIEARRLEANNREPLAPSDPHIVAIAADHPVTDATLPVFDLDDTNAIADFIAQVTGLSDK encoded by the coding sequence ATGACCCCTCCCCGCGTCTTTGGCATTTCCGGCTGGAAAAATTCCGGCAAGACGGGCCTGGCGGTGCGGCTGGTGGCGGAATTCACCCGCCGCGGCTATGCGATCTCGACGATCAAGCACGCGCACCACGATTTCGACATCGACAAGGTGGGGGCCGACTCCTTCCGCCACCGCGCCGCCGGGGCCCACGAAGTGGCGATCGTTTCCGGTACCCGCTTTGCGATCATGCACGAATTGCGCGGCGCGCCGGAACCGAGCTTCGAGGAAATCCTCTCCCGCCTCGCTCCCTGCGATCTGGTACTGATCGAGGGCTACAAGCGCGAGCCGGTCCCGAAGATCGAAGCCCGCCGCCTCGAGGCGAACAACCGAGAACCGCTGGCGCCCAGCGATCCCCACATCGTCGCCATTGCCGCCGACCACCCGGTCACCGACGCCACCCTCCCTGTCTTCGACCTCGACGACACGAACGCGATTGCCGATTTCATCGCACAGGTGACGGGGCTTTCCGACAAATAA
- a CDS encoding multidrug effflux MFS transporter produces the protein MQQSRFLDRRTPPHILTLVVCAGLAALSLNVFLPSLSAMATHFGTDYAVMQLAVSGYIAGTAVLQLVLGPLSDLFGRRRVMIGSILIMLVGTVICLVAANVTVFMIGRLLQTAVVAGFVLPRAIIRDTVPMESAASMIAYVTMGMSLVPMISPTIGGALNDMFGWEANFALMLGLGLLTLTLVFTDLGETNHLPATSFIAQFRSWPDLFRSRRFWGYTFTSTFSSGVFFSFLGGAPFVGTAIYHLSPTMLGAQFFLIAAGYMIGNFISGRYTRHFGTMTMMISGSLVSLVGVLITAVFLAAEAPWPLAFFAPLALTGVGNGLTLPSSNAGIVSVRPHLAGSASGLGGAITVGGGAALSTLAATVLKDEGGAMPLLVVMGVTTILALVATVYVRQIDRREGAIPTTDDD, from the coding sequence GTGCAGCAAAGCCGATTTCTGGACAGACGAACCCCACCCCATATCCTGACGCTCGTCGTCTGCGCCGGACTTGCCGCCCTCTCGCTCAACGTCTTCCTGCCTTCGCTTTCCGCCATGGCGACCCATTTCGGCACCGACTATGCCGTCATGCAGCTGGCCGTATCCGGTTATATCGCCGGCACCGCCGTGCTGCAGCTGGTGCTCGGCCCGCTTTCCGACCTCTTCGGCCGCCGCCGCGTGATGATCGGCAGCATCCTGATCATGCTGGTCGGCACCGTGATCTGCCTGGTAGCCGCAAACGTCACCGTGTTCATGATCGGCCGGCTGCTGCAGACGGCGGTCGTCGCAGGTTTCGTCCTGCCGCGCGCGATCATCCGCGACACGGTGCCGATGGAGAGCGCCGCCTCGATGATCGCCTACGTCACCATGGGCATGTCGCTGGTGCCGATGATCAGCCCAACGATCGGCGGCGCGCTCAACGACATGTTCGGATGGGAAGCGAATTTCGCCTTGATGCTCGGCCTCGGCCTGTTGACCCTGACGCTCGTCTTCACCGATCTCGGCGAAACGAACCACCTGCCGGCCACCAGCTTCATCGCCCAGTTCCGCAGCTGGCCGGATCTTTTTCGCTCACGCCGATTCTGGGGTTATACGTTCACCTCGACCTTCTCGTCGGGCGTGTTCTTCTCGTTCCTTGGCGGCGCACCCTTCGTCGGCACGGCGATCTATCATCTCTCGCCTACAATGCTCGGCGCGCAGTTCTTCCTGATCGCGGCCGGCTACATGATCGGCAACTTCATTTCGGGCCGCTACACCCGCCATTTCGGCACGATGACGATGATGATCTCCGGCAGCCTGGTCAGCCTGGTCGGCGTCCTTATCACCGCCGTATTCCTCGCCGCAGAAGCGCCCTGGCCGCTCGCCTTCTTCGCACCGCTGGCGCTCACCGGCGTCGGCAACGGCCTCACCCTTCCAAGCTCGAATGCCGGCATCGTCAGCGTCCGGCCGCATCTCGCTGGCTCGGCTTCCGGCCTCGGCGGCGCGATCACCGTCGGTGGCGGTGCCGCACTTTCGACCCTTGCCGCAACGGTGCTGAAGGACGAGGGCGGCGCCATGCCGCTTCTCGTCGTCATGGGCGTTACGACCATCCTTGCGCTCGTCGCTACCGTCTATGTCCGGCAGATCGACCGCCGCGAAGGCGCGATTCCGACAACGGACGACGACTGA